A single region of the Eleginops maclovinus isolate JMC-PN-2008 ecotype Puerto Natales chromosome 16, JC_Emac_rtc_rv5, whole genome shotgun sequence genome encodes:
- the atp5mf gene encoding ATP synthase subunit f, mitochondrial: MADRAVPVVEKRLMEVKLGELGTWVGGRDFTPNGMISSVRKGYQRYLNKYIHVKKGGIGGLSMVLASYVVLSYVWSFDHIKHDRMRKYH, encoded by the exons ATGGCGGACAGAGCAG TTCCCGTTGTTGAGAAGCGTCTGATGGAGGTGAAGCTGGGAGAGCTGGGAACGTGGGTTGGAGGTCGTGACTTCACCCCCAATGGAATGATCTCCTCCGTCCGCAAAG GTTATCAAAGATACCTCAACAAGTACATCCATGTGAAGAAGGGAGGCATCGGTGGTCTTTCCATGGTGCTGGCTAGCTACGTGGTGCTCAGCTACGTGTGGAGTTTCGATCACATCA AACACGACCGCATGAGAAAGTACCATTAA